One stretch of Solibacillus isronensis DNA includes these proteins:
- the gyrB gene encoding DNA topoisomerase (ATP-hydrolyzing) subunit B, with protein MALEDNKVQQSYDADQIQVLEGLEAVRKRPGMYIGSTSSKGLHHLVWEIVDNSIDEALAGYCTGITVTIEQDNWIRVEDNGRGIPVDIQEKMGMPAVEVIMTVLHAGGKFGGGGYKVSGGLHGVGASVVNALSSQTIVQVHRDGKIHEIIFERGQTVQKLTVVGETDHTGTTTRFKADSEIFKETTVYEYDILATRIRELAYLNRGISLTIADERTGQERSETFHFEGGIREYVEHINENKEPIHVPIDVLGEKEGITVEIAMQYNAGFSSNIMSFANNINTYEGGTHESGFKTALTRVINDYARKANLIKESDANLTGEDVREGLTAIVSIKHPEPQFEGQTKTKLGNSEVSQITNALFSDGFERFLLENPSVARQVIEKGTMAARARVAAKKAREFTRRKSALEVSSLPGKLADCSSTNPAESEIYIVEGDSAGGSAKSGRDRHFQAILPLRGKILNVEKARLDRILSNAEIRAMITAFGTGIGEEFNLEKARYHKIVIMTDADVDGAHIRVLLLTFFFRFMRPLIEAGYVYAAKPPLYQVKQGKHVEYCYSDQELEDILSRLPKLPKPNVQRYKGLGEMNAAQLWDTTMDPEHRTLIRVELDDAIEADKIFDHLMGDEVAPRRDFIEENAVYVQDLDI; from the coding sequence GTGGCTTTAGAAGATAATAAAGTCCAGCAATCTTATGATGCGGATCAAATACAAGTATTAGAAGGATTAGAGGCTGTTCGAAAACGTCCTGGTATGTATATTGGTTCAACGAGTTCAAAAGGATTGCACCATTTAGTTTGGGAAATTGTTGATAATAGTATTGATGAAGCGTTAGCAGGTTATTGTACAGGAATCACAGTAACAATTGAACAAGACAATTGGATTCGCGTAGAAGATAACGGTCGTGGTATTCCCGTAGATATTCAAGAAAAAATGGGTATGCCTGCTGTTGAAGTAATTATGACAGTACTTCACGCCGGCGGTAAATTCGGCGGCGGAGGCTATAAAGTATCAGGTGGTCTTCACGGTGTTGGTGCTTCCGTAGTAAACGCATTATCAAGTCAGACAATTGTTCAAGTACACCGCGATGGTAAAATCCATGAAATTATTTTTGAGCGCGGTCAAACGGTTCAAAAGTTAACAGTGGTTGGTGAAACAGACCATACAGGTACAACAACTCGATTTAAAGCTGACAGCGAAATCTTTAAAGAAACAACAGTTTATGAATACGATATTTTAGCGACACGTATCCGAGAATTGGCCTATTTAAATCGTGGCATCAGCCTTACGATTGCAGATGAACGTACAGGACAGGAACGTTCTGAAACATTCCACTTTGAAGGTGGTATTCGTGAATATGTTGAGCATATAAACGAAAATAAAGAACCTATTCATGTACCGATTGATGTGTTAGGCGAAAAAGAAGGCATTACAGTTGAAATTGCTATGCAGTATAATGCAGGCTTCAGCTCAAATATTATGTCCTTTGCAAACAACATCAACACGTATGAAGGTGGTACGCACGAATCAGGCTTTAAAACTGCCTTAACACGTGTTATTAACGACTATGCCCGCAAAGCAAACCTGATTAAAGAATCGGATGCCAACCTTACAGGCGAAGATGTTCGTGAAGGTTTAACGGCAATCGTATCAATAAAACACCCGGAACCTCAATTTGAGGGTCAAACAAAAACAAAACTTGGAAACTCTGAAGTAAGTCAGATTACAAATGCTTTATTCTCTGACGGATTTGAACGTTTCCTGCTTGAAAATCCATCTGTTGCACGTCAAGTTATCGAAAAAGGTACAATGGCGGCTCGTGCGCGTGTAGCGGCGAAAAAGGCACGCGAATTTACACGTCGTAAATCTGCATTGGAAGTTTCAAGTTTACCAGGTAAATTAGCAGACTGTTCTTCGACAAACCCTGCTGAATCTGAAATCTATATCGTAGAGGGTGACTCTGCCGGCGGATCTGCTAAATCAGGCCGTGACCGTCATTTCCAGGCGATTTTACCACTGCGCGGAAAAATCCTTAACGTTGAGAAAGCGCGCTTGGACCGTATTTTATCTAATGCCGAAATTCGTGCGATGATTACAGCATTCGGTACTGGTATTGGAGAAGAGTTTAATTTAGAAAAAGCACGATATCACAAAATCGTAATTATGACGGATGCCGATGTCGATGGTGCACATATTCGTGTATTATTGCTGACGTTCTTCTTCCGTTTCATGCGTCCACTGATTGAAGCGGGTTATGTATATGCTGCAAAACCACCGCTTTATCAGGTGAAACAAGGGAAACATGTTGAATACTGCTACTCAGATCAGGAGTTAGAAGATATTTTAAGCCGTCTGCCGAAGTTACCAAAGCCTAATGTACAGCGTTATAAAGGTTTAGGGGAAATGAATGCAGCACAATTATGGGATACAACAATGGATCCAGAGCACCGTACTTTAATTCGAGTAGAATTGGATGATGCAATTGAAGCGGATAAAATTTTCGATCACTTAATGGGTGATGAAGTTGCACCTCGTCGTGATTTTATCGAAGAAAATGCAGTATACGTGCAAGACTTGGATATTTAA